In a genomic window of Periophthalmus magnuspinnatus isolate fPerMag1 chromosome 3, fPerMag1.2.pri, whole genome shotgun sequence:
- the ttc17 gene encoding tetratricopeptide repeat protein 17 isoform X3 yields the protein MAAELRKTSPDSVPCSTASNPKSPLRWGLLLVVWALAVDSARATTHWVVTEDGKIQQQVDSPLNLKHPHDVVIFMRQEARVNYLKKLEKQLVAQKIHIEENEDRDTGLEQRHYKEDADCVLAKVPLGDLDLYDGTYISLESKHISPEDYVDSRSALPPDLQTPDCTKVFELPYSIHAFQHLRGVQERANLTSPLLSKDDPIFHSLSKKLGHSINEVGHRIHLALQRNSSSWVLYNMASFFWRIKNEPQKAVDCVVRALHFSPRQHKDVALVNMANILHRAHYSADAAILAHAALDLTSDLFTSHYTLGNIYAMLGEYNHSVLCYEQALQTLPDFEPGIRRKHAVLCQQKLEQRLEAQHRSLQRTLNELKEYQKQHDHYLRQQEALDKHKLLQEEQILRNIIHETQMAKEAQLGNHQMCRLGQQQRSLHCPFDLPVRYHRGDLFEHVHYVQFGEEVSVASSVALVSDHASNQSSPSPWLHRSVTKEQDPAAALWGSHPDAQQDSHKTLWPQRSDCASKYPSVPPAGELPTFYIPPETYGLSPVASVLYEGSPPQSSAVPDCGPVFQPYPTALPASLDWPLDGNQQPDPYAAQILQLRSEGWTLDQVGNRIAQTLKESSVPRWLLLNEAALFWRAKGNGSRALQCLRKVLSSAPPAHRSLGLANAANLLLHHGLTSNAHALLEQSLSLNASEPHSLLSMVVVHVAQGNITGALDLFRSALDMALSGSSSGSSLSSFSSCGQCVSSLPLLRCLQFYPFLYNLSHRQSCSQGGVCLAEEDLGIHLEEWESSEERLDTQTAADLEDSLLFEKVIMDSNGSEEVGPPQQQPSPGLGAVPMGGVSEGEEEWQLKEELMGAFEGALDVGGKRSDLRGIRVLKNEKVVGSRASGGPCFGNCEDDEGAEWITFQVKRVKKAKAEGSEVVGGFDEGPTSETLPVQSVLEISGPTIPSPGPSGRWRDYHSLGWPGPEECQRTRRVDLTTVASTWLAVSAKNIDITEHIDFATPLQEPAAEPLCNANLAASMHTLDHLGGVANRAAIHYTGESQLREVLQNLGKDKFPPQSFEQVGTRIAKVLEKNQTSWVLSSMAALYWRVKGQGKRAIDCLRQALNYAPHHMKDVPLISLANIFQNARLWEDALTVARMAVEIAPHFVVNHFTLANVYIAMEEFEKAMRWYESTLKLQPEFAPAKDRLRTIQCYLLTKRERRQP from the exons ATGGCGGCGGAGCTCAGGAAAACCTCTCCTGACTCTGTGCCCTGTTCTACCGCCTCTAACCCCAAATCACCGCTGCGATGGGGACTCCTTCTGGTCGTGTGGGCCCTGGCCGTGGACTCCGCCCGGGCCACGACTCACTGGGTGGTCACGGAGGACGGCAAGATCCAGCAGCAG GTGGATTCTCCATTAAACCTTAAGCATCCTCATGATGTGGTGATCTTCATGAGACAAGAGGCCCGAGTCAACTACCTCAAAAAACTAGAG aAGCAGCTGGTTGCTCAGAAGATCCACATTGAAGAGAATGAGGACAGGGACACGgggctggagcagagacactACAAGGAGGATGCAGACTGTGTCCTAGCCAAAGTCCCTCTGGGAGACCTGGACCTGTACGACGGGACCTACATCTCCCTGGAGAGCAAGCACATAAG TCCTGAAGATTATGTGGACTCACGCTCAGCTCTACCTCCAGACCTGCAAACTCCAGACTGCACCAAAGTTTTTGAGCTTCCCTACAGTATCCACGCGTTCCAGCACCTCCGG GGTGTGCAGGAGCGGGCTAACCTCACCTCGCCTCTGCTTTCTAAAGATGACCCAATTTTTCACTCTTTATCGAAAAAGTTGGGCCACAGTATAAATGAGGTGGGCCATCGCATTCATCTTGCACTGCAGAGG AACTCGTCCTCGTGGGTGCTCTACAACATGGCGTCATTCTTCTGGAGGATAAAGAATGAGCCTCAGAAGGCAGTTGACTGTGTGGTGCGAGCTCTGCATTTCTCTCCCAG ACAGCACAAGGATGTAGCTCTGGTGAATATGGCTAACATCCTGCACCGTGCCCACTACTCTGCAGATGCAGCCATTCTAGCACATGCTGCGCTtgacctgacctctgacctcttcaCCAGCCACTACACGCTGGGCAACATCTATGCT ATGCTGGGGGAGTATAACCACTCAGTCCTGTGCTATGAGCAGGCCCTGCAGACCCTGCCCGACTTTGAGCCTGGCATCAGGAGGAAGCATGCAGTGCTCTGTCAGCAGAAGCTAGAGCAGCGCCTAGAGGCTCAGCACCG ATCACTGCAACGAACACTAAATGAATTGAAAGAATACCAGAAGCAGCACGACCATTATCTTCGCCAGCAAGAGGCGTTAGACAAGCACAAACTCCTGCAGGAAGAACAGATCCTGAGGAATATTATCCACGAGACTCAGATGGCAAAGGAAGCCCAACTCG GAAACCATCAGATGTGTCGTCTGGGCCAGCAGCAGCGCAGCCTCCATTGTCCATTTGACCTGCCTGTGCGCTACCACAGAGGAGACTTATTTGAACACGTGCACTATGTACAA tttggggAGGAGGTATCTGTGGCCTCCAGTGTGGCCCTAGTGTCTGACCACGCCTCAAACCAGAGCTCTCCATCTCCATGGTTACACCGCTCTGTCACCAAAGAACAAGACCCAGCAGCCGCACTATGGGGCAGCCATCCTGATGCACAG caGGACAGTCATAAAACGCTGTGGCCCCAGAGATCAGACTGTGCCTCTAAATACCCAAgtgtgccccctgctggagaaCTGCCCACATTTTACATTCCTCCTGAAACATATGGCCTCAG CCCTGTGGCGAGTGTACTATATGAAGGCAGCCCCCCTCAGAGCTCTGCTGTCCCAGACTGTGGCCCTGTGTTCCAGCCGTACCCCACTGCCCTCCCTGCCTCTCTGGACTGGCCCCTGGATGGGAACCAGCAGCCAGATCCTTACGCTGCACAG ATATTGCAGTTGCGCAGTGAGGGGTGGACTCTGGACCAGGTCGGCAACAGAATCGCCCAAACTTtgaaagaa TCCTCAGTCCCGCGCTGGCTGCTTCTGAACGAGGCAGCTCTGTTTTGGCGTGCTAAAGGTAATGGCAGCAGAGCCCTTCAGTGCCTGAGGAAGGTGCTTAGCTCTGCCCCCCCAGCTCACCGCTCCCTGGGCTTAGCCAATGCAGCTAACCTGCTGCTGCACCATGGACTCACCTCCAATGCACATGCACTTCTGGAGCAGTCTCTGTCTCTCAATGCCTCTGAG CCCCACTCCCTCCTGAGCATGGTGGTGGTGCATGTTGCCCAGGGTAACATCACCGGGGCTCTGGACCTGTTCCGCTCAGCCCTGGACATGGCCCTCTCTGGCTCCTCCTCAGGCTCGTcactttcctccttctcctcctgtgGACAATGCGTGTCCAGTCTGCCTCTGCTGCGCTGTCTGCAGTTCTACCCTTTCCTCTACAACCTGTCACACCGCCAGTCATGCTCAC agggaggggtgtGCCTGGCAGAGGAGGACCTGGGCATTCACCTGGAGGAGTGGGAGTCCAGTGAggagagactggacacacagacGGCCGCTGACCTGGAAGACTCTCTGCTCTTTGAAA AAGTCATCATGGACAGTAATGGCTCCGAGGAGGTAGGGCCCCCGCAGCAGCAGCCCTCCCCTGGACTAGGGGCGGTACCGATGGGAGGTGTCtcggagggtgaggaggagtggcagctgaaggaggagctgaTGGGGGCCTTCGAGGGAGCTCTGGACGTGGGCGGTAAACGGAGCGACCTGCGAGGCATTCGGGTCCTGAAGAACGAGAAGGTGGTGGGCTCCAGGGCCTCGGGGGGACCATGCTTTGGGAACTGCGAGGACGACGAGGGGGCAGAATGG ATCACCTTCCAGGTAAAGCGAGTGAAGAAGGCCAAAGCCGAGGGGTCAGAGGTGGTGGGAGGCTTTGACGAGGGCCCCACCTCAGAGACTCTCCCTGTACAGTCTGTTTTAGAGATCAGTGGGCCCACCATCCCCTCTCCTGGACCATCAG GCCGCTGGAGGGACTACCACAGTCTGGGCTGGCCCGGCCCAGAGGAATGCCAGAGGACCCGGAGAGTGGACCTCACCACTGTAGCAAGCACCTGGCTCGCTGTGTCGGCCAAGAATATAGA TATCACTGAGCACATAGACTTTGCCACCCCCCTTCAGGAGCCTGCTGCAGAGCCCCTGTGTAATGCTAACCTGGCAGCTAGCATGCACACCCTGGACCACCTGGGAGGGGTGGCCAACCGAGCTGCTATTCACTACACTGGGGAGAGCCAGCTACGAGAG GTGCTGCAGAACTTGGGTAAAGATAAGTTCCCCCCTCAGTCCTTTGAGCAAGTAGGCACCCGCATCGCTAAAGTCCTGGAGAAG AACCAGACATCATGGGTGCTGTCCAGTATGGCTGCTCTGTACtggagggtcaaaggtcaaggcaAAAGAGCTATAGACTGTCTGCGCCAAGCCCTCAACTACGCCCCTCACCACATGAAG GATGTGCCTCTGATCAGCCTGGCAAACATCTTCCAGAATGCTCGTCTGTGGGAGGACGCTCTGACAGTGGCTCGCATGGCCGTGGAGATCGCCCCGCATTTTGTGGTCAACCACTTCACCCTCGCCAACGTTTATATAGCTATG GAGGAGTTTGAGAAGGCCATGCGCTGGTATGAGTCCACACTGAAACTGCAGCCTGAGTTTGCTCCTGCCAAAGACCGTCTGAGGACCATCCAATGTTACCTGCTCACCAAGAGGGAGCGCCGGCAACCATAA
- the ttc17 gene encoding tetratricopeptide repeat protein 17 isoform X2 produces MAAELRKTSPDSVPCSTASNPKSPLRWGLLLVVWALAVDSARATTHWVVTEDGKIQQQVDSPLNLKHPHDVVIFMRQEARVNYLKKLEKQLVAQKIHIEENEDRDTGLEQRHYKEDADCVLAKVPLGDLDLYDGTYISLESKHISPEDYVDSRSALPPDLQTPDCTKVFELPYSIHAFQHLRGVQERANLTSPLLSKDDPIFHSLSKKLGHSINEVGHRIHLALQRNSSSWVLYNMASFFWRIKNEPQKAVDCVVRALHFSPRQHKDVALVNMANILHRAHYSADAAILAHAALDLTSDLFTSHYTLGNIYAMLGEYNHSVLCYEQALQTLPDFEPGIRRKHAVLCQQKLEQRLEAQHRSLQRTLNELKEYQKQHDHYLRQQEALDKHKLLQEEQILRNIIHETQMAKEAQLGNHQMCRLGQQQRSLHCPFDLPVRYHRGDLFEHVHYVQFGEEVSVASSVALVSDHASNQSSPSPWLHRSVTKEQDPAAALWGSHPDAQDSHKTLWPQRSDCASKYPSVPPAGELPTFYIPPETYGLSPVASVLYEGSPPQSSAVPDCGPVFQPYPTALPASLDWPLDGNQQPDPYAAQILQLRSEGWTLDQVGNRIAQTLKEVKSSVPRWLLLNEAALFWRAKGNGSRALQCLRKVLSSAPPAHRSLGLANAANLLLHHGLTSNAHALLEQSLSLNASEPHSLLSMVVVHVAQGNITGALDLFRSALDMALSGSSSGSSLSSFSSCGQCVSSLPLLRCLQFYPFLYNLSHRQSCSQGGVCLAEEDLGIHLEEWESSEERLDTQTAADLEDSLLFEKVIMDSNGSEEVGPPQQQPSPGLGAVPMGGVSEGEEEWQLKEELMGAFEGALDVGGKRSDLRGIRVLKNEKVVGSRASGGPCFGNCEDDEGAEWITFQVKRVKKAKAEGSEVVGGFDEGPTSETLPVQSVLEISGPTIPSPGPSGRWRDYHSLGWPGPEECQRTRRVDLTTVASTWLAVSAKNIDITEHIDFATPLQEPAAEPLCNANLAASMHTLDHLGGVANRAAIHYTGESQLREVLQNLGKDKFPPQSFEQVGTRIAKVLEKNQTSWVLSSMAALYWRVKGQGKRAIDCLRQALNYAPHHMKDVPLISLANIFQNARLWEDALTVARMAVEIAPHFVVNHFTLANVYIAMEEFEKAMRWYESTLKLQPEFAPAKDRLRTIQCYLLTKRERRQP; encoded by the exons ATGGCGGCGGAGCTCAGGAAAACCTCTCCTGACTCTGTGCCCTGTTCTACCGCCTCTAACCCCAAATCACCGCTGCGATGGGGACTCCTTCTGGTCGTGTGGGCCCTGGCCGTGGACTCCGCCCGGGCCACGACTCACTGGGTGGTCACGGAGGACGGCAAGATCCAGCAGCAG GTGGATTCTCCATTAAACCTTAAGCATCCTCATGATGTGGTGATCTTCATGAGACAAGAGGCCCGAGTCAACTACCTCAAAAAACTAGAG aAGCAGCTGGTTGCTCAGAAGATCCACATTGAAGAGAATGAGGACAGGGACACGgggctggagcagagacactACAAGGAGGATGCAGACTGTGTCCTAGCCAAAGTCCCTCTGGGAGACCTGGACCTGTACGACGGGACCTACATCTCCCTGGAGAGCAAGCACATAAG TCCTGAAGATTATGTGGACTCACGCTCAGCTCTACCTCCAGACCTGCAAACTCCAGACTGCACCAAAGTTTTTGAGCTTCCCTACAGTATCCACGCGTTCCAGCACCTCCGG GGTGTGCAGGAGCGGGCTAACCTCACCTCGCCTCTGCTTTCTAAAGATGACCCAATTTTTCACTCTTTATCGAAAAAGTTGGGCCACAGTATAAATGAGGTGGGCCATCGCATTCATCTTGCACTGCAGAGG AACTCGTCCTCGTGGGTGCTCTACAACATGGCGTCATTCTTCTGGAGGATAAAGAATGAGCCTCAGAAGGCAGTTGACTGTGTGGTGCGAGCTCTGCATTTCTCTCCCAG ACAGCACAAGGATGTAGCTCTGGTGAATATGGCTAACATCCTGCACCGTGCCCACTACTCTGCAGATGCAGCCATTCTAGCACATGCTGCGCTtgacctgacctctgacctcttcaCCAGCCACTACACGCTGGGCAACATCTATGCT ATGCTGGGGGAGTATAACCACTCAGTCCTGTGCTATGAGCAGGCCCTGCAGACCCTGCCCGACTTTGAGCCTGGCATCAGGAGGAAGCATGCAGTGCTCTGTCAGCAGAAGCTAGAGCAGCGCCTAGAGGCTCAGCACCG ATCACTGCAACGAACACTAAATGAATTGAAAGAATACCAGAAGCAGCACGACCATTATCTTCGCCAGCAAGAGGCGTTAGACAAGCACAAACTCCTGCAGGAAGAACAGATCCTGAGGAATATTATCCACGAGACTCAGATGGCAAAGGAAGCCCAACTCG GAAACCATCAGATGTGTCGTCTGGGCCAGCAGCAGCGCAGCCTCCATTGTCCATTTGACCTGCCTGTGCGCTACCACAGAGGAGACTTATTTGAACACGTGCACTATGTACAA tttggggAGGAGGTATCTGTGGCCTCCAGTGTGGCCCTAGTGTCTGACCACGCCTCAAACCAGAGCTCTCCATCTCCATGGTTACACCGCTCTGTCACCAAAGAACAAGACCCAGCAGCCGCACTATGGGGCAGCCATCCTGATGCACAG GACAGTCATAAAACGCTGTGGCCCCAGAGATCAGACTGTGCCTCTAAATACCCAAgtgtgccccctgctggagaaCTGCCCACATTTTACATTCCTCCTGAAACATATGGCCTCAG CCCTGTGGCGAGTGTACTATATGAAGGCAGCCCCCCTCAGAGCTCTGCTGTCCCAGACTGTGGCCCTGTGTTCCAGCCGTACCCCACTGCCCTCCCTGCCTCTCTGGACTGGCCCCTGGATGGGAACCAGCAGCCAGATCCTTACGCTGCACAG ATATTGCAGTTGCGCAGTGAGGGGTGGACTCTGGACCAGGTCGGCAACAGAATCGCCCAAACTTtgaaagaagtaaaa TCCTCAGTCCCGCGCTGGCTGCTTCTGAACGAGGCAGCTCTGTTTTGGCGTGCTAAAGGTAATGGCAGCAGAGCCCTTCAGTGCCTGAGGAAGGTGCTTAGCTCTGCCCCCCCAGCTCACCGCTCCCTGGGCTTAGCCAATGCAGCTAACCTGCTGCTGCACCATGGACTCACCTCCAATGCACATGCACTTCTGGAGCAGTCTCTGTCTCTCAATGCCTCTGAG CCCCACTCCCTCCTGAGCATGGTGGTGGTGCATGTTGCCCAGGGTAACATCACCGGGGCTCTGGACCTGTTCCGCTCAGCCCTGGACATGGCCCTCTCTGGCTCCTCCTCAGGCTCGTcactttcctccttctcctcctgtgGACAATGCGTGTCCAGTCTGCCTCTGCTGCGCTGTCTGCAGTTCTACCCTTTCCTCTACAACCTGTCACACCGCCAGTCATGCTCAC agggaggggtgtGCCTGGCAGAGGAGGACCTGGGCATTCACCTGGAGGAGTGGGAGTCCAGTGAggagagactggacacacagacGGCCGCTGACCTGGAAGACTCTCTGCTCTTTGAAA AAGTCATCATGGACAGTAATGGCTCCGAGGAGGTAGGGCCCCCGCAGCAGCAGCCCTCCCCTGGACTAGGGGCGGTACCGATGGGAGGTGTCtcggagggtgaggaggagtggcagctgaaggaggagctgaTGGGGGCCTTCGAGGGAGCTCTGGACGTGGGCGGTAAACGGAGCGACCTGCGAGGCATTCGGGTCCTGAAGAACGAGAAGGTGGTGGGCTCCAGGGCCTCGGGGGGACCATGCTTTGGGAACTGCGAGGACGACGAGGGGGCAGAATGG ATCACCTTCCAGGTAAAGCGAGTGAAGAAGGCCAAAGCCGAGGGGTCAGAGGTGGTGGGAGGCTTTGACGAGGGCCCCACCTCAGAGACTCTCCCTGTACAGTCTGTTTTAGAGATCAGTGGGCCCACCATCCCCTCTCCTGGACCATCAG GCCGCTGGAGGGACTACCACAGTCTGGGCTGGCCCGGCCCAGAGGAATGCCAGAGGACCCGGAGAGTGGACCTCACCACTGTAGCAAGCACCTGGCTCGCTGTGTCGGCCAAGAATATAGA TATCACTGAGCACATAGACTTTGCCACCCCCCTTCAGGAGCCTGCTGCAGAGCCCCTGTGTAATGCTAACCTGGCAGCTAGCATGCACACCCTGGACCACCTGGGAGGGGTGGCCAACCGAGCTGCTATTCACTACACTGGGGAGAGCCAGCTACGAGAG GTGCTGCAGAACTTGGGTAAAGATAAGTTCCCCCCTCAGTCCTTTGAGCAAGTAGGCACCCGCATCGCTAAAGTCCTGGAGAAG AACCAGACATCATGGGTGCTGTCCAGTATGGCTGCTCTGTACtggagggtcaaaggtcaaggcaAAAGAGCTATAGACTGTCTGCGCCAAGCCCTCAACTACGCCCCTCACCACATGAAG GATGTGCCTCTGATCAGCCTGGCAAACATCTTCCAGAATGCTCGTCTGTGGGAGGACGCTCTGACAGTGGCTCGCATGGCCGTGGAGATCGCCCCGCATTTTGTGGTCAACCACTTCACCCTCGCCAACGTTTATATAGCTATG GAGGAGTTTGAGAAGGCCATGCGCTGGTATGAGTCCACACTGAAACTGCAGCCTGAGTTTGCTCCTGCCAAAGACCGTCTGAGGACCATCCAATGTTACCTGCTCACCAAGAGGGAGCGCCGGCAACCATAA
- the ttc17 gene encoding tetratricopeptide repeat protein 17 isoform X1 — MAAELRKTSPDSVPCSTASNPKSPLRWGLLLVVWALAVDSARATTHWVVTEDGKIQQQVDSPLNLKHPHDVVIFMRQEARVNYLKKLEKQLVAQKIHIEENEDRDTGLEQRHYKEDADCVLAKVPLGDLDLYDGTYISLESKHISPEDYVDSRSALPPDLQTPDCTKVFELPYSIHAFQHLRGVQERANLTSPLLSKDDPIFHSLSKKLGHSINEVGHRIHLALQRNSSSWVLYNMASFFWRIKNEPQKAVDCVVRALHFSPRQHKDVALVNMANILHRAHYSADAAILAHAALDLTSDLFTSHYTLGNIYAMLGEYNHSVLCYEQALQTLPDFEPGIRRKHAVLCQQKLEQRLEAQHRSLQRTLNELKEYQKQHDHYLRQQEALDKHKLLQEEQILRNIIHETQMAKEAQLGNHQMCRLGQQQRSLHCPFDLPVRYHRGDLFEHVHYVQFGEEVSVASSVALVSDHASNQSSPSPWLHRSVTKEQDPAAALWGSHPDAQQDSHKTLWPQRSDCASKYPSVPPAGELPTFYIPPETYGLSPVASVLYEGSPPQSSAVPDCGPVFQPYPTALPASLDWPLDGNQQPDPYAAQILQLRSEGWTLDQVGNRIAQTLKEVKSSVPRWLLLNEAALFWRAKGNGSRALQCLRKVLSSAPPAHRSLGLANAANLLLHHGLTSNAHALLEQSLSLNASEPHSLLSMVVVHVAQGNITGALDLFRSALDMALSGSSSGSSLSSFSSCGQCVSSLPLLRCLQFYPFLYNLSHRQSCSQGGVCLAEEDLGIHLEEWESSEERLDTQTAADLEDSLLFEKVIMDSNGSEEVGPPQQQPSPGLGAVPMGGVSEGEEEWQLKEELMGAFEGALDVGGKRSDLRGIRVLKNEKVVGSRASGGPCFGNCEDDEGAEWITFQVKRVKKAKAEGSEVVGGFDEGPTSETLPVQSVLEISGPTIPSPGPSGRWRDYHSLGWPGPEECQRTRRVDLTTVASTWLAVSAKNIDITEHIDFATPLQEPAAEPLCNANLAASMHTLDHLGGVANRAAIHYTGESQLREVLQNLGKDKFPPQSFEQVGTRIAKVLEKNQTSWVLSSMAALYWRVKGQGKRAIDCLRQALNYAPHHMKDVPLISLANIFQNARLWEDALTVARMAVEIAPHFVVNHFTLANVYIAMEEFEKAMRWYESTLKLQPEFAPAKDRLRTIQCYLLTKRERRQP, encoded by the exons ATGGCGGCGGAGCTCAGGAAAACCTCTCCTGACTCTGTGCCCTGTTCTACCGCCTCTAACCCCAAATCACCGCTGCGATGGGGACTCCTTCTGGTCGTGTGGGCCCTGGCCGTGGACTCCGCCCGGGCCACGACTCACTGGGTGGTCACGGAGGACGGCAAGATCCAGCAGCAG GTGGATTCTCCATTAAACCTTAAGCATCCTCATGATGTGGTGATCTTCATGAGACAAGAGGCCCGAGTCAACTACCTCAAAAAACTAGAG aAGCAGCTGGTTGCTCAGAAGATCCACATTGAAGAGAATGAGGACAGGGACACGgggctggagcagagacactACAAGGAGGATGCAGACTGTGTCCTAGCCAAAGTCCCTCTGGGAGACCTGGACCTGTACGACGGGACCTACATCTCCCTGGAGAGCAAGCACATAAG TCCTGAAGATTATGTGGACTCACGCTCAGCTCTACCTCCAGACCTGCAAACTCCAGACTGCACCAAAGTTTTTGAGCTTCCCTACAGTATCCACGCGTTCCAGCACCTCCGG GGTGTGCAGGAGCGGGCTAACCTCACCTCGCCTCTGCTTTCTAAAGATGACCCAATTTTTCACTCTTTATCGAAAAAGTTGGGCCACAGTATAAATGAGGTGGGCCATCGCATTCATCTTGCACTGCAGAGG AACTCGTCCTCGTGGGTGCTCTACAACATGGCGTCATTCTTCTGGAGGATAAAGAATGAGCCTCAGAAGGCAGTTGACTGTGTGGTGCGAGCTCTGCATTTCTCTCCCAG ACAGCACAAGGATGTAGCTCTGGTGAATATGGCTAACATCCTGCACCGTGCCCACTACTCTGCAGATGCAGCCATTCTAGCACATGCTGCGCTtgacctgacctctgacctcttcaCCAGCCACTACACGCTGGGCAACATCTATGCT ATGCTGGGGGAGTATAACCACTCAGTCCTGTGCTATGAGCAGGCCCTGCAGACCCTGCCCGACTTTGAGCCTGGCATCAGGAGGAAGCATGCAGTGCTCTGTCAGCAGAAGCTAGAGCAGCGCCTAGAGGCTCAGCACCG ATCACTGCAACGAACACTAAATGAATTGAAAGAATACCAGAAGCAGCACGACCATTATCTTCGCCAGCAAGAGGCGTTAGACAAGCACAAACTCCTGCAGGAAGAACAGATCCTGAGGAATATTATCCACGAGACTCAGATGGCAAAGGAAGCCCAACTCG GAAACCATCAGATGTGTCGTCTGGGCCAGCAGCAGCGCAGCCTCCATTGTCCATTTGACCTGCCTGTGCGCTACCACAGAGGAGACTTATTTGAACACGTGCACTATGTACAA tttggggAGGAGGTATCTGTGGCCTCCAGTGTGGCCCTAGTGTCTGACCACGCCTCAAACCAGAGCTCTCCATCTCCATGGTTACACCGCTCTGTCACCAAAGAACAAGACCCAGCAGCCGCACTATGGGGCAGCCATCCTGATGCACAG caGGACAGTCATAAAACGCTGTGGCCCCAGAGATCAGACTGTGCCTCTAAATACCCAAgtgtgccccctgctggagaaCTGCCCACATTTTACATTCCTCCTGAAACATATGGCCTCAG CCCTGTGGCGAGTGTACTATATGAAGGCAGCCCCCCTCAGAGCTCTGCTGTCCCAGACTGTGGCCCTGTGTTCCAGCCGTACCCCACTGCCCTCCCTGCCTCTCTGGACTGGCCCCTGGATGGGAACCAGCAGCCAGATCCTTACGCTGCACAG ATATTGCAGTTGCGCAGTGAGGGGTGGACTCTGGACCAGGTCGGCAACAGAATCGCCCAAACTTtgaaagaagtaaaa TCCTCAGTCCCGCGCTGGCTGCTTCTGAACGAGGCAGCTCTGTTTTGGCGTGCTAAAGGTAATGGCAGCAGAGCCCTTCAGTGCCTGAGGAAGGTGCTTAGCTCTGCCCCCCCAGCTCACCGCTCCCTGGGCTTAGCCAATGCAGCTAACCTGCTGCTGCACCATGGACTCACCTCCAATGCACATGCACTTCTGGAGCAGTCTCTGTCTCTCAATGCCTCTGAG CCCCACTCCCTCCTGAGCATGGTGGTGGTGCATGTTGCCCAGGGTAACATCACCGGGGCTCTGGACCTGTTCCGCTCAGCCCTGGACATGGCCCTCTCTGGCTCCTCCTCAGGCTCGTcactttcctccttctcctcctgtgGACAATGCGTGTCCAGTCTGCCTCTGCTGCGCTGTCTGCAGTTCTACCCTTTCCTCTACAACCTGTCACACCGCCAGTCATGCTCAC agggaggggtgtGCCTGGCAGAGGAGGACCTGGGCATTCACCTGGAGGAGTGGGAGTCCAGTGAggagagactggacacacagacGGCCGCTGACCTGGAAGACTCTCTGCTCTTTGAAA AAGTCATCATGGACAGTAATGGCTCCGAGGAGGTAGGGCCCCCGCAGCAGCAGCCCTCCCCTGGACTAGGGGCGGTACCGATGGGAGGTGTCtcggagggtgaggaggagtggcagctgaaggaggagctgaTGGGGGCCTTCGAGGGAGCTCTGGACGTGGGCGGTAAACGGAGCGACCTGCGAGGCATTCGGGTCCTGAAGAACGAGAAGGTGGTGGGCTCCAGGGCCTCGGGGGGACCATGCTTTGGGAACTGCGAGGACGACGAGGGGGCAGAATGG ATCACCTTCCAGGTAAAGCGAGTGAAGAAGGCCAAAGCCGAGGGGTCAGAGGTGGTGGGAGGCTTTGACGAGGGCCCCACCTCAGAGACTCTCCCTGTACAGTCTGTTTTAGAGATCAGTGGGCCCACCATCCCCTCTCCTGGACCATCAG GCCGCTGGAGGGACTACCACAGTCTGGGCTGGCCCGGCCCAGAGGAATGCCAGAGGACCCGGAGAGTGGACCTCACCACTGTAGCAAGCACCTGGCTCGCTGTGTCGGCCAAGAATATAGA TATCACTGAGCACATAGACTTTGCCACCCCCCTTCAGGAGCCTGCTGCAGAGCCCCTGTGTAATGCTAACCTGGCAGCTAGCATGCACACCCTGGACCACCTGGGAGGGGTGGCCAACCGAGCTGCTATTCACTACACTGGGGAGAGCCAGCTACGAGAG GTGCTGCAGAACTTGGGTAAAGATAAGTTCCCCCCTCAGTCCTTTGAGCAAGTAGGCACCCGCATCGCTAAAGTCCTGGAGAAG AACCAGACATCATGGGTGCTGTCCAGTATGGCTGCTCTGTACtggagggtcaaaggtcaaggcaAAAGAGCTATAGACTGTCTGCGCCAAGCCCTCAACTACGCCCCTCACCACATGAAG GATGTGCCTCTGATCAGCCTGGCAAACATCTTCCAGAATGCTCGTCTGTGGGAGGACGCTCTGACAGTGGCTCGCATGGCCGTGGAGATCGCCCCGCATTTTGTGGTCAACCACTTCACCCTCGCCAACGTTTATATAGCTATG GAGGAGTTTGAGAAGGCCATGCGCTGGTATGAGTCCACACTGAAACTGCAGCCTGAGTTTGCTCCTGCCAAAGACCGTCTGAGGACCATCCAATGTTACCTGCTCACCAAGAGGGAGCGCCGGCAACCATAA